GCTGGTAAGAGGCATTCCCGATGGAACCGAAATCCTTGACGAAGTAGTCATCGGTGCTTATGAAGGAATGACAGTGGCAACCTATTAATCCCCATACATGGAAAACCTGATAAAATATTTCATCAAATACCCCATTGCGGGTAATATGATGCTGGTGCTGCTATCCGTATTCGGGATATTCGGCCTGATGAATATGCGCACTACCTTTTTCCCCGAAAATGACCTCCGCAATATCGTCGTAACAACCGTATTGCCCGGAGCCTCGCCGGAAGAAATTGAAGAAGGGATTGTCGCAAAAATCGAAGATGAACTCAAAGGCCTTTCCGGTGTGAAGAGAGTTACCTCTACTTCATCCGAAAATACCGGTACGGTGCTCGTCGAAATTGAGCGGGGATTTGATATGGATCTCCTGCTCCAGGACGTAAAAAATGCTGTGGATCGGATTAATTCTTTCCCCGGCAATATGGAACCGCCCATTGTTTCTAAGCTGGAATCTCTTACGCTTGCGCTCAATTTTGCTATCTCCGGTGACACAGATATCAAAACACTCAAGCAGTTTGCCCGCAAAGTTGAAAAAGACTTGCTCGCAGTTGACGGGATTTCGAAAATAAAACTTAGCGGTTTTCCCGAAGAAGAACTCGTGATCAATGTAAGGGAAAATGATCTTCGAAAATACAATCTCACCTTCAATCAGATTCTTCGTGCTGTACAAGGGGCCAACCTTGACCTTAGCGGGGGTACAATCAAAGGCGACGAGGAAGAAGTCCTGATCAGGAGCCGGGAGAAAAAATATTATGCTGAAGACATTCAGGATATCGTAGTGGCAGCTACCCCTCAGGGACAAAAACTCACGCTCAAAGAAGTGGCAGATATCCACGATAGTTGGGCGGAGACACCCAGCCAGGCGTATGTAAATGGCAAGAGAGCCATTATCATGGAAGTCAATAATACCACCAGTGAAAGCTTGTTGTTTATTGCCGATAATATTAAAAGCTATATCGAGAAATTTAATCAGGAAAACGATATCGTAAAAGCGGTGGTAATTGTAGATGGATCTGTTACCCTGAACGAACGTATCGACCTTTTGACCAGCAATGGTGTGCTGGGTTTTGTCATGGTACTGATTCTTTTAGCGATGTTTTTGCAGATTCGGCTGGCATTTTGGGTCGCTCTCTCCATCCCGGTATCTTTCCTCGGAATGTTTGTATTTGGCCCCTTTATCGGCCTGAGCATCAATGCGATTTCTCTGTTTGGAATGATTCTCGTCATCGGGATTCTGGTGGATGACGGGATCGTAATCAGCGAGAATATTTACCGGCAGTGGGAGAATGGAAAACAGCCCTTACAAGCGGCCTTCGATGGCGCTGTGGAAGTATTGCCTGCTGTATTTTCTTCCATTATCACAACGATTGTTGCATTCAGCGGGTTTCTGTTTCTGCCGGGTGTGACAGGTGATTTTTTCTCCGATATTACCCTGGTCGTGATGATTACGCTGGGCATCTCACTTTTTGAAGCAGCGTTTGTATTGCCTGGGCATATTGGGCATTCGGAAGCACTGAAATGGAATTCGGGAACTCAATCTCAGGCACTGGCATTTTTCAGACCTGTTCAGGAACGGTTGTGGCAGTTTATGGACTGGATGCGTTCCAAATTGTATGCGCCGATATTGAGGTTTTTTATGACTTATACCTGGGCGGGGATCGGCATTTTTGTAGGTACCCTGATCATATCATTTAGCCTCGTAAGTGGAGGGCTGGTAAAAATCACGTTCTTCCCTGAAATTGAGTCTGACTTCATCTCGGCTTCGCTGAAAATGCCTTCAGGAACACCTGAGAAGGAGACGATGCGGTTATTGGATAAAATAGAAAAAGGTGTTTGGCAGGTAAATGAAAATCTGAAAAAAGAACAGCCCAATGGAGAAGATCTGATTGTCATTGTCAGTAAAACGCTGGGTATTTCCGGCGGTGGGCCCACCGCGGCCGGAGCAGGTACTTCTCCCGATGGAGAGTTACGTATCAATCTCCTTACTGCCGAACTTCGGAAGTTTACCAGCCGTCAGGTGGCAGATTCCATACGGAAAGTTGTCGGTCCGCTGTATGAAGCAGAAGAAGTTACTTATGGTGTTTCAACACCATTTGGTAAGGCATTTTCTATTGCAGTGATTGGCGACAACCTGAAAGAAGTGGAGGCCGCCGCTGATATGCTGAAAGCTGAAATGAATACAAACCCGGATATCAGAGACGTAACGGACAGTAACCGGGAAGGTCTTCGGGAAATCAATGTTACCCTCAAAGAAAAAGCCTATCTGCTCGGACTCACGCTTCAGGATGTGATCGGTCAGGTGCGTCAGGGCTTTTTTGGTGCAGAAGTACAGCGTCTCCAACGTGGACAAGACGAAGTCAAAGTCTGGGTAAGGTATGACCTCGCCGACAGGGGTTCTATCGGTGATCTCGAAGAAATGCGGATCAGAACGGCAACAGGTGCGGCATATCCGCTAAAAGAAGTTGCTAACCTGGAATCTAGCCGTGGGGTTATTTCTATCAAACGTATAGATGGCAGCCGCGAAATCCGTGTGGAGGCTGACCCTGCCGCAGTGGATGTTTCTACTACAGAAGTTACGCAGCAGATTCTAAATGAAATGATTCCCAAGGTGCAGGGCGAATTTCCTTCGGTACGGTTTTCCATGGAAGGTCAGTACCGGGAAAATGCAAAAACCGGGGAAGGTGCCGGGAAAGTATATCCCATCCTCTTTATCATTATGATTGCGATTATTCTGCTGACCTTCAGATCGGTTAATCAGACGATTGCTGTATTGTCAATTATTCCCTTTGGCCTGATCGGTGTTTTCTGGGGGCATTATCTGATGAATAAACCCTTTAGTATTATTTTCTCCGGTCTTGGGGTTCTGGCTCTGGTAGGTGTAATGGTAAATGACGCACTGGTTCTGGTGAGTGCCCATAATAACCTGATAAAGGAGGGTAAACCCTTTAGAGAAGCGCTTTATGAAGCGGCTATCTCAAGGTTTCGTCCGATTTTCCTTACCTCCATCACTACCATTGCGGGTCTGGGACCTTTGATTGTGGAAAAAAGTTTCCAGGCACAGTTCCTTATCCCGATGGCGGTTTCAATCGCTTTTGGGCTGGCTGCCTCTACCGTGGTAATTCTGCTGGTATTACCCTCTATTTTGATCCTGTTCAACCAATATAAGGTGAATCTGGTGTGGTTGTGGGAAGGCGAAAAACCAGATGAAACTTCTGTAGAGCCTGCCCTCGATGACCGTAAATATTACCTGGGCCTCTGGGTACTCATTCCCGGTGCGGTAGTCGCATTATTTGTTGGCCTGAAATATCTTTTCTCCTGATTTAAGAAACGCGAAAACAACAAAAATGAAATATCGTTTTGCTTTAATCCTTTTGTTTATCCCGCTTTTGCTTCCGGCACAGGAGATTCTAAAACTGGAAGATGCGGTAAAAACAACCCTTGAAAAAAATTATGGGATACAGGTTGCTGAAAACAATGCCCAGATTTCAAGGAATAACGCGCACCCGGGAAATGCGGGTTTGTTGCCCAGGGTTTCTCTTGATGCTGCCGCCAACTACAATAATTCCAATGCTCAGGTCGAACTCATTAATCCCAATGCAGGCCCCGGAGAGGCGCCTTACAATACCGTCGAAGTCAATGGCCTGCAAACCTATGGCGCCAACGCGGGAATAGGGGTTAGTTATACTGTATTTGACGGACTGGGTAATGTGTACAACTACCGGGTGCTGAAAACCAATGCGTCTTTGTCCGAAGAGCAAACCCGTGCCCTGATAGAACAAAGCCTGATTCAGGTGATCAATGCCTATTATACTGTGGCTCGTCTTACCGGTACGTGTAATATTCTGAAGGAACAGCTCAATACTTCGCATGGGAGGCTGGCTTATGTCAAAAACCAGAATCAGTTTGGCAGCGCCAACCGCCTCGCAATCCTTAATGCAGAGGTTGACATCAATACAGATAGTGCAAATCTCGCAACGGCAACGCTTAATCTGGAAAATGCTACCCGCACACTGAATCTGCTGATGGGCAGAGAGATATCAGATTCGTACATGGTCGAAACGCAGGTTTCTTATATAGAAGACCTTCAGCTGGAAGAGTTGAAAACACAGGCCATGAGCAATAATGCCAATCTGGAAGCAGCTACCATTAGCCAGCAGGTGTCAGAGCTTAACCTTCGGGTAAGCCAGGCCAACCGCTATCCACGGTTGGCTGTAAACGCTTCTTATGGATATAACTATAACAACAATGGCGCTGTGAGTTTTGCCCGCTCGATCCAAAGCCTTGGGCTTTCGGCAGGTGCTTCGCTCAGCTTCAGCATCTATGATGGCAGCCGCATCAGCCGGAATGTGCAAAATGCCGAAATCGCTGTCGCCAATAGTCTGACCAGAAAAAAAGAAGCAGAACAACAACTGTTGCTGGATCTGTACAATGCATACGAATCCTATCGGAATAGCCTCGCCATTTACCATCTGGAGCAAAAAAGTTTGCTGGCTGCCAATCAGAATTTTGAGCGCACGCAGGAGATTTTTAAACTCGGTCAGGCTACCAGTGTACAGTTTCGCGAAGCACAACTGAATGTGCTTCGGGTAAAAAACAGGCTCAATGACCTGAAGTACGATATTAAGCTCAATGAATCGGAGCTGATGTTGTTGTCAGGGCAGTTGATTCCTTCGGCAGAAAGATAATTACTCTTTTCCCCGGTTGTTTTCAAAACTGTCTGAGTCTTCGTTTTCCGGAAGGGCACGTGGTACTTTTACCATATCAGGCACAATAAAAGCACCGGGGAAAACTTCTCTTAAGGTGCGCAACATCAAAATCGCATCCTCTTTATCCATGAAATCACCTACTCGCACAACGTAGTTTGGCGCCTGGTACTCCAGATATTGCGAAAGTTTGGGAAACCGGCTCATCGCAGTGCCTTTGGAAGACCAGGCGTTTTGTCGGTTGGAACCTGCAAAAACCTGAATCCGGAACCCCGATATCTGATGCGTATTGCCGTTGATCTCAATATGTTTCTGAATCAGAGATTCCAGCTCTTTATCTGCTTCAATATAAAGCTTTTTTCCCGGCCCAAACAGGTAGCTGAGGCTCATGCCATGGGGCGTTTCCTCCGTTACCTCCACCGCAATTACTTTTGGCTCAGGCATCTTGAAATCTACTCTGTCGCGATAATCAGAAACTTCTTCGCGCTCATATTTGTAGTAAAACTCCTTGCCTTTATTTTTCTTTTTGTCGCCGCCATCCCCTCCTGAGGAAACCTGCACACTCATCATACCTGCGAGGAAAATGCTCAGTAGTTTCATAGTCAAAAAATATTGAGAATTGCCTGAATATCGGTTTGTCTGTACAAAGATGCTAAATAGATTTCACTTACTCAATAGTCATGAGTGATTGGCGATTTTATGCGTTTTCCATCGGTCAAAAAGAATGACTCCCCAGAAGGCAACAATTGCCCAGAAAAATATCGAAATCGTATCATTTGAAAAGGTTTCCGGGAATAAATGGGTCTGATAATAAACCGCCGGAATAATGCCTGATATCAGAATTGAAAATATACTGAGTGAAATCACGATGAGTGAAACCCTGGCAGATGTGAATCGGGGAATTAATGAAACGGAATCAGGGGTAACTTTTTCCATGCTACCGATTTTCTCCATCAGATTTTTACTGAAGCGGAGCGAAGGCTGTTCGATTTGCTGGGTACGCAACAATTGATCAAGCGAAGTGATTTTTTCAAACAACACTTTTACTTCTGCATCCTCCGCTATTTTTTTTTCGAGCTGCTGCTTCGATTCTTCATCCAGATTTCCATCCAGATAATGCCATATCATTTGTTCATCTGGCTGTATCATAACATTTCCTTTAATTCATTTTTCATCATAACCTCCAGCTGCTTTCTGAGAATATTTCGCCCCCGAAACAGAATAATTTTGACATTGGACGGGGTAAATCCAGTGATACCTGTTATTTCTTCAACGTTGCATTCGTGAAGATAGTACAGGGTCAGGATCGAGGCCTCTCGCTCGGGAAGTCTTGAGACCAGTTGCTGTATAATTTCCACATTCTGCCCCGATTGTAAAATTTCCAGCTGCCCCGAAGCCTGATGATCGGCAATTCTTTCTTTTTCTCTGTCATCAATGGAATCTGTATTCTGCTTCCTCGATCTCAACCTGTCGAGCGAAGTATTCCATGCAATCTTATACAACCAGGTACTAAACCGCGCCGATTGTTGAAACGTACTCAGCTTTCGAAAGGCCTTCATAAAAGTATCCTGTGCAGCTTCTTCTGCTTCTTCCCGGTTTTTTAATATCCTGAGGCAAAGAGAAAATACATACCGCTGGTACTTTTCAACCAGAATCCCAAAGGCTGGCGTTTCCCCTTGCAATACCTTTTTGATATGTAACAGATCTTCGGCCATAGATGCTGCGGGTGAGACGGTATATGGGAATAAACGGTTACAAATGATCAGGAATTTTTTTTCTCACCCAATTGTAACCGATATTCTGATATCCGCGTCTCAGATTCCAGATACTTAACTTAATCATTTTTTGCAAATGAATCCACTTCAATTTATTGCACCGACTCTGATGATGCTTACCCTGGGGGTTACCGTCTTCGGAATTATTTACATTAATGTTACTGCGCGTCACAAGGAGCGAATGGCTTTAATCGAACATGACAAAACTGCGGCTGTTTTCAGTTCTAACCCTGCTGATTCATTTCACAAAAAAAGCCGGCAGAATGCACTGAAATACGGTCTGGTCATTTTTGGGCTGGGTATAGGCCTGGTCATGGGGTTTGTTTTGTCAAAAATGGGAATGCCTAAGGAGCTTTCACTTCTTGCTATGATGCTGGTCTGTGGTGGTCTGGGGTTAATGCTGTATTACCGCCTGACCGAAAAAGAAGATGTGGAATCTGTACAAATCCGGGAAGAGAAACACCCTGAGGATATCTTTGATCGTATCAGCTGATTTAATTGCGCGGGCTGATTCTTATGGGCTTTTGTGTGTCAGTTTCCATCTTTTCTGGTAACTGGTACACATTTCCCGCTTTATCGGAGAAGTAGAACCGGGAATTTGAAGGTTGCCTCCCATGTCCATCAGCCCAAAATGCATAAAAGCCTGGTTGTGCATAAATCGTACGTCGTGCATAGGTGTGGTTGTATAAACTGTTTTGGGTAAGGGTGTGTTCCCGCCGCCAGTGTTCTCCACGATCGTTACTTATCCATTCGACCATTTCCCCACCCGGATTGTAAGCCTGTGCCCCAGTATCTGTAGGAGCAATAATACGCCAGGCGTCGGGCTCAATAAACAGGGATCCCATATCGTAATTGTGATCAGAGTTTGTAACAGTAAAAATGGCCCATGACAGACCATTCCAACGGGCAATTCTCCATGTATAAGGCCCGTTTTCCGGTCCGGGTTGATAGCCTGTACTGGTAAGAAACAGAATAACGGGATACCCATTCTCATCGTACGTGAGGTCTTTCATATACACTTTAAGACCTTCAGATTCAAAATCATAAACCAGTGCCGGGTTTTTCGCTTCTGTAAGTGGAATCTGAACTTTTGCGCCATCCATGGCCTGCCAGGATTTTCCGAAATCCCCGGTTTGGATATAATAGAGATTGGTCCGGTAGTTGAGTCCGGCTTCTCCGGGTTTCGGCTGGTCCGGATGGTAGTTAAAAGCGGTTCCTGCTGTGTGAAATTCAGGGTTGTATTCGCTGATCTGGTAATGTCCTTCAGAAATTGCAGCGAGCTTTTGCCATTCAGACCATTCTACTCCATTTTTGCTGGTGACAAAATAAGCCACACGCTGCCCCATTCCGGAGGTTTTGTCTTTTTCATAGTGGGTAAAAAATCCCATAAATCCCTGCCTCCCGGTATTCCAAATCTGGAAATAAGAAAAATTATCCATTGGAACCAGAATCCCGTTTTCCAGTTTTTGGGCATGCACCTGTTCAAAGCCGGAGATGTCAAAAGGAGAAATACTCTTATGAATATAGGATCGGCGGCTTGTCCCATGAGAGGTCGAGAAAATCCAGATATATCCTTTATCGTCAATGGAAATTACGGGATTGTCATGTGCGTCGCTGGTCATTTTGTCAAGAATAATGGTAGGTCTCGCGACTTCTCCTGTATTGTGATCATAAAATGATACCATATGAAGGAGCATTCCCTCCAGCGTATCCCTGTCTCTGCTGATGGTCAGATCAAATTTTTTCCAGGAGTCTTGTGTTGTTCCCCCAAAACAAAAAAAGGTCTTATTTACCTGTGAAGCATATATGGAAAATGGGCGGTGTTTTGCACAGTAAGTACCCATGCCACCGCTGTATTTAAACTGGTAAGGCTCTCCTACCGGCTGATTCATGTACCATATTCCCCGAAATCCATCTCCGGGCTGGTTGATAAACTTCGCATCAGGATATGGGTTATCTTCGGGAGTTGATGGAGGCGTTTTACAGGCAAACAGAAGTAATACAGCAACCGGCAATAACCGAAAGATCAACCGGGGTTGAGGGTAATAAAAGCTTTTCATAATCCTTAAATGTATATGCTTTACCCCATTTTTCAATAAAAAAAAGGCTGCCCATGTTTTCTGGGCAGCCTTTTTTTGTATAAGATTCTCTTACTTGATGACCGTAATGGTGCGGTTTTCAGAGATTGAGTTTCCATCAAAATCAGTCGCCTGTAAGGAGTAAACATATACTCCTTCCTGTACA
The DNA window shown above is from Bacteroidia bacterium and carries:
- a CDS encoding sigma-70 family RNA polymerase sigma factor codes for the protein MAEDLLHIKKVLQGETPAFGILVEKYQRYVFSLCLRILKNREEAEEAAQDTFMKAFRKLSTFQQSARFSTWLYKIAWNTSLDRLRSRKQNTDSIDDREKERIADHQASGQLEILQSGQNVEIIQQLVSRLPEREASILTLYYLHECNVEEITGITGFTPSNVKIILFRGRNILRKQLEVMMKNELKEML
- a CDS encoding DUF6249 domain-containing protein, whose protein sequence is MNPLQFIAPTLMMLTLGVTVFGIIYINVTARHKERMALIEHDKTAAVFSSNPADSFHKKSRQNALKYGLVIFGLGIGLVMGFVLSKMGMPKELSLLAMMLVCGGLGLMLYYRLTEKEDVESVQIREEKHPEDIFDRIS
- a CDS encoding SPOR domain-containing protein, with amino-acid sequence MKLLSIFLAGMMSVQVSSGGDGGDKKKNKGKEFYYKYEREEVSDYRDRVDFKMPEPKVIAVEVTEETPHGMSLSYLFGPGKKLYIEADKELESLIQKHIEINGNTHQISGFRIQVFAGSNRQNAWSSKGTAMSRFPKLSQYLEYQAPNYVVRVGDFMDKEDAILMLRTLREVFPGAFIVPDMVKVPRALPENEDSDSFENNRGKE
- a CDS encoding TolC family protein, with translation MKYRFALILLFIPLLLPAQEILKLEDAVKTTLEKNYGIQVAENNAQISRNNAHPGNAGLLPRVSLDAAANYNNSNAQVELINPNAGPGEAPYNTVEVNGLQTYGANAGIGVSYTVFDGLGNVYNYRVLKTNASLSEEQTRALIEQSLIQVINAYYTVARLTGTCNILKEQLNTSHGRLAYVKNQNQFGSANRLAILNAEVDINTDSANLATATLNLENATRTLNLLMGREISDSYMVETQVSYIEDLQLEELKTQAMSNNANLEAATISQQVSELNLRVSQANRYPRLAVNASYGYNYNNNGAVSFARSIQSLGLSAGASLSFSIYDGSRISRNVQNAEIAVANSLTRKKEAEQQLLLDLYNAYESYRNSLAIYHLEQKSLLAANQNFERTQEIFKLGQATSVQFREAQLNVLRVKNRLNDLKYDIKLNESELMLLSGQLIPSAER
- a CDS encoding BNR-4 repeat-containing protein, producing MKSFYYPQPRLIFRLLPVAVLLLFACKTPPSTPEDNPYPDAKFINQPGDGFRGIWYMNQPVGEPYQFKYSGGMGTYCAKHRPFSIYASQVNKTFFCFGGTTQDSWKKFDLTISRDRDTLEGMLLHMVSFYDHNTGEVARPTIILDKMTSDAHDNPVISIDDKGYIWIFSTSHGTSRRSYIHKSISPFDISGFEQVHAQKLENGILVPMDNFSYFQIWNTGRQGFMGFFTHYEKDKTSGMGQRVAYFVTSKNGVEWSEWQKLAAISEGHYQISEYNPEFHTAGTAFNYHPDQPKPGEAGLNYRTNLYYIQTGDFGKSWQAMDGAKVQIPLTEAKNPALVYDFESEGLKVYMKDLTYDENGYPVILFLTSTGYQPGPENGPYTWRIARWNGLSWAIFTVTNSDHNYDMGSLFIEPDAWRIIAPTDTGAQAYNPGGEMVEWISNDRGEHWRREHTLTQNSLYNHTYARRTIYAQPGFYAFWADGHGRQPSNSRFYFSDKAGNVYQLPEKMETDTQKPIRISPRN
- a CDS encoding efflux RND transporter permease subunit, translating into MENLIKYFIKYPIAGNMMLVLLSVFGIFGLMNMRTTFFPENDLRNIVVTTVLPGASPEEIEEGIVAKIEDELKGLSGVKRVTSTSSENTGTVLVEIERGFDMDLLLQDVKNAVDRINSFPGNMEPPIVSKLESLTLALNFAISGDTDIKTLKQFARKVEKDLLAVDGISKIKLSGFPEEELVINVRENDLRKYNLTFNQILRAVQGANLDLSGGTIKGDEEEVLIRSREKKYYAEDIQDIVVAATPQGQKLTLKEVADIHDSWAETPSQAYVNGKRAIIMEVNNTTSESLLFIADNIKSYIEKFNQENDIVKAVVIVDGSVTLNERIDLLTSNGVLGFVMVLILLAMFLQIRLAFWVALSIPVSFLGMFVFGPFIGLSINAISLFGMILVIGILVDDGIVISENIYRQWENGKQPLQAAFDGAVEVLPAVFSSIITTIVAFSGFLFLPGVTGDFFSDITLVVMITLGISLFEAAFVLPGHIGHSEALKWNSGTQSQALAFFRPVQERLWQFMDWMRSKLYAPILRFFMTYTWAGIGIFVGTLIISFSLVSGGLVKITFFPEIESDFISASLKMPSGTPEKETMRLLDKIEKGVWQVNENLKKEQPNGEDLIVIVSKTLGISGGGPTAAGAGTSPDGELRINLLTAELRKFTSRQVADSIRKVVGPLYEAEEVTYGVSTPFGKAFSIAVIGDNLKEVEAAADMLKAEMNTNPDIRDVTDSNREGLREINVTLKEKAYLLGLTLQDVIGQVRQGFFGAEVQRLQRGQDEVKVWVRYDLADRGSIGDLEEMRIRTATGAAYPLKEVANLESSRGVISIKRIDGSREIRVEADPAAVDVSTTEVTQQILNEMIPKVQGEFPSVRFSMEGQYRENAKTGEGAGKVYPILFIIMIAIILLTFRSVNQTIAVLSIIPFGLIGVFWGHYLMNKPFSIIFSGLGVLALVGVMVNDALVLVSAHNNLIKEGKPFREALYEAAISRFRPIFLTSITTIAGLGPLIVEKSFQAQFLIPMAVSIAFGLAASTVVILLVLPSILILFNQYKVNLVWLWEGEKPDETSVEPALDDRKYYLGLWVLIPGAVVALFVGLKYLFS